One region of Eupeodes corollae chromosome 1, idEupCoro1.1, whole genome shotgun sequence genomic DNA includes:
- the LOC129940519 gene encoding uncharacterized protein LOC129940519: MSLPREWNLQDSRGSLYCPSEPDPASGVQYQSGGFIRTPTSIPEVASSQPAAPSILTECQQSGSLFSIHSAPPVPNTEFTTQADSSFQSFACNGISTLSNIECGGTSGEEFRSQNNSQVLHGSQATCNSAAATLETTPRRPATLAIEATCYPARTLHSSLLEHQISEIEEDDNENLLTVSSITARPLIAKSHELRSNRLTGKRQKYNGNNRATSGSGSTSKIVRIATTQKDTKEATSSRSSISADPPDGGYGWFIVFGAFSVQFWVAGLVKSYGVLYVEIMETFPSTTATVASWIPAILSALCLALAPLSSALCQKFSCRSVVFTGGVFCALGMTLSYFATSLVHLLFTFGILTGIGGGLSTTPGIVIVSQYFDKHRALANGICVSGTAAGSFILPVLIKHLADKFGFHGTILILGGCMLHVCVSATLYKPLEESAHLDPKNIECSQPLTDINPSNAGLLTNSTYLDSCDESASNKKFIEHLFLEESKNRRNDYYNTDKCVNNNDKSHNDSDDEYKDTIGETTFMKPMKSVRSSGILHSVEDLSTDSTWVYRKHSGSDSNRGSRRRRNVFANDEIISKIQAHLEKPISPPTSANRGLSKSMEIPTPVSNLADLKNQKIEEEDDYEDDPPRTCCDRIQTYLDISLLRDPTFILMCLSVTLMSVGCPYMLYYLPAHVISIGYSKSEAGYLVAVSAALDLIGRLGLGWLSDLQLFDRKKTYIVCILGAGIAVLTIPSVHSFYLLGSSAAVYGLCLGCWYLLMPVLLADIFGTDRISSSYGLVRMFQSIGAISVPPLAGFLRDLSGSYDICFYCMGSCMIMGCIPLLVWAVLDCQQSKRLFSIKNDDSEDNFTVS, translated from the exons gATTCACGGGGATCACTATACTGCCCGAGTGAACCGGACCCAGCTAGTGGAGTCCAGTACCAGTCGGGAGGGTTCATTCGCACACCCACTTCAATACCGGAAGTGGCCAGCTCCCAACCTGCCGCCCCATCCATCCTCACCGAATGCCAACAATCgggttcacttttttccattcaTTCAGCACCACCGGTGCCCAACACTGAATTCACCACTCAAGCCGATAGTAGTTTCCAATCGTTCGCTTGCAATGGCATCTCCACCTTGTCTAATATCGAATGCGGTGGAACATCTGGCGAAGAATTTAGAAGTCAAAACAATAGCCAGGTCTTGCATGGATCCCAAGCCACATGCAattcagcagcagcaacactCGAAACAACACCTCGCCGACCAGCAACACTTGCCATTGAGGCAACATGCTATCCTGCAAGAACCTTGCATTCCAGTTTGTTGGAACACCAGATCTCTGAAATTGAAGAGGACGACAACGAAAACTTGTTGACTGTTTCAAGCATCACAGCTAGGCCATTGATAGCTAAATCGCATGAGCTGCGATCAAATAGACTAACCGGGAAGAGGCAGAAGTATAATGGCAACAACCGGGCGACTAGTGGCAGTGGTAGTACCAGTAAAATTGTTCGAATAGCAACAACACAAAAGGACACCAAAGAAGCCACATCGTCTAGATCATCAATATCTGCCGATCCGCCAGATGGTGGCTATGGttggtttattgtttttggaGCTTTTTCTGTTCAGTTTTGGGTAGCCGGATTGGTTAAATCGTATGGAGTGCTGTACGTTGAAATAATGGAAACTTTTCCCAGCACTACGGCAACAGTTGCTTCATGGATACCGGCTATCTTGTCCGCATTATGCTTAGCTTTGGCACCGCTCTCCAGTGCACTCTGTCAGAAATTCTCTTGCAGATCGGTTGTTTTCACTGGTGGAGTATTTTGTGCATTAGGTATGACACTCAGCTATTTTGCCACCAGTCTTGTACACTTGTTATTTACGTTTGGCATCCTAACAG GTATCGGAGGAGGTCTCTCTACTACACCTGGCATAGTAATAGTTTCACAGTACTTTGACAAACACCGAGCATTAGCTAATGGAATATGTGTTTCGGGAACCGCAGCTGGAAGTTTCATACTTCCTGTGCTAATTAAACATTTGGCTGATAAATTTGGCTTCCATGGAACAATTCTTATTTTGGGTGGATGTATGCTGCACGTGTGTGTTTCGGCTACACTTTATAAACCTTTGGAGGAAAGTGCACATTTAGATCCGAAAAATATCGAGTGCTCACAGCCGTTAACAGATATTAATCCAAGTAATGCTGGCCTCCTCACTAATTCTACATATTTGGATTCATGCGATGAATCagcatcaaataaaaaatttatcgaacatttatttttggaagaatCTAAAAATCGTAGAAATGACTATTACAATACGGACAAATGTg TTAATAATAATGACAAAAGCCACAACGACAGTGACGATGAATACAAAGATACAATTGGTGAAACAACCTTCATGAAACCAATGAAAAGCGTACGTAGCTCTGGAATTCTGCATTCTGTTGAAGATCTGAGCACCGACTCGACTTGGGTGTACCGAAAACATTCTGGTAGCGATTCGAATCGTGGAAGTCGGCGTCGACGCAATGTATTTGCAAATGATGAGATTATATCAAAAATTCAAGCACATTTAGAAAAACCCATCTCACCACCGACATCAGCTAATCGTGGTCTCAGCAAAAGTATGGAAATACCAACACCTGTAAGTAATTTAGCAGatcttaaaaatcaaaagatcGAAGAGGAAGACGACTATGAAGATGATCCACCACGCACTTGTTGTGATCGTATTCAAACTTATTTGGACATAAGTCTGCTCAGGGATCCCACATTTATTTTGATGTGCCTGTCTGTAACGTTGATGTCAGTGGGATGTCCTTACATGTTATATTACTTGCCAGCTCATGTCATCTCGATTG GTTATAGTAAAAGTGAGGCTGGGTATTTGGTGGCTGTGAGTGCAGCACTAGATCTGATCGGCCGTTTAGGCCTAGGCTGGTTATCAGATCTGCAGTTATTTGATCGTAAGAAAACCTACATTGTGTG TATTCTGGGTGCAGGCATAGCCGTTCTAACTATTCCGTCGGTCCATTCATTCTATCTTCTTGGATCATCGGCTGCTGTTTATGGTTTGTGTCTCGGATGTTGGTATCTCTTAATGCCGGTGCTGTTGGCAGATATTTTTGGCACAGATCGTATAAGTTCTAGTTATGGATTGGTAAGAATGTTTCAGAGCATCGGAGCTATTTCGGTTCCTCCATTGGCTGGATTTTTGCGTGATTTGTCAGGAAGTTAtgatatatgtttttattgcatGGGTTCATGCATGATAATGGGATGTATTCCATTATTAGTTTGGGCTGTACTCGATTGTCAGCAGAGCAAaagattattttcaattaaaaatgatgatAGTGAAGATAATTTTACGGTGTCTTAA
- the LOC129950618 gene encoding uncharacterized protein LOC129950618: protein MCVGPKSRIRKLNPYMQFDSLFPLVRVGGRLEQSELPYDAKHPILLPKSHPFVECFMNFLHFKHRHAGAQALVSIARQQFWIIDARSLATKVVHNCLRCFRMRPKLREQIMSDLPSSRVCSTRPFLVSGVDFCGPFPTTVKTRGCRTTKSYLAVFVCFSTKAVHLEIVSDLTTSGFMAALGRFIARRGICRYLYCDNATNFVGARNELADLKKQFYNQGTQSSILSACAEDNIEFHHIPPRSPHFGGLWESAVKSAKSLLIRSCNPFSLTFEELTTVAAEIEAILNSRPLTPLTSDPSDEQVLTPGHLIIGSPLTSFEEPNITNISRLNRWQQLTSIRQHFWKRWSREYISQLQYRHKWNSTSADIQPGTMVLVSDDNLPPLKWLLGRIVDTIRGKDGHVRVISIKTKSGIITRAVHKVAPLKFECST, encoded by the coding sequence ATGTGCGTCGGTCCAAAGAGTCGTATCAGGAAGTTGAATCCATACATGCAATTCGACTCCTTATTTCCACTTGTTCGTGTGGGTGGACGACTGGAACAATCAGAGCTGCCGTACGATGCTAAACATCCAATTTTGTTGCCGAAATCTCATCCATTTGTTGAATGCTTCATGAACTTCCTTCATTTCAAACATCGCCACGCAGGAGCCCAAGCATTGGTATCGATTGCTCGGCAACAGTTTTGGATCATCGATGCTCGAAGCCTGGCAACGAAAGTGGTACACAATTGCCTGAGATGTTTTCGAATGCGGCCAAAGTTACGAGAGCAAATTATGAGTGATCTTCCCTCGTCACGAGTATGCAGTACCAGGCCATTTCTTGTTTCTGGCGTCGACTTTTGTGGCCCTTTTCCAACGACGGTAAAAACAAGAGGTTGTCGGACCACAAAATCGTACTTGGCTGTATTTGTATGCTTTTCTACAAAGGCAGTCCATTTGGAGATTGTTTCTGATTTGACAACAAGTGGATTTATGGCAGCTCTGGGAAGGTTCATCGCGCGTCGTGGTATTTGTCGTTATCTCTACTGCGACAATGCGACAAATTTTGTGGGGGCCCGGAACGAGCTAGCAGATTTGAAGAAACAGTTCTACAACCAAGGTACTCAATCGTCGATTCTAAGTGCTTGTGCAGAAGACAACATCGAGTTCCACCATATTCCGCCCCGTTCACCCCATTTCGGTGGGTTATGGGAATCGGCTGTCAAGTCAGCGAAGAGCCTTCTAATCAGATCCTGCAACCCATTTTCGCTAACTTTCGAAGAACTGACCACTGTCGCAGCAGAGATTGAAGCCATTTTAAACTCTCGGCCATTGACACCACTTACTTCAGATCCAAGTGACGAGCAGGTTCTGACTCCGGGACACTTAATTATTGGTAGTCCATTGACATCGTTTGAGGAACCCAACATCACCAACATATCTCGTCTTAACAGATGGCAACAATTAACTTCCATTCGGCAACATTTTTGGAAGCGATGGTCCCGCGAGTATATCTCACAGCTCCAGTACCGTCACAAGTGGAATTCGACATCAGCTGATATTCAACCTGGCACAATGGTTCTTGTTTCCGACGACAACTTGCCTCCGTTAAAATGGTTACTAGGACGCATTGTTGATACCATCCGAGGCAAAGATGGCCATGTTCGAGTAATCTCAATCAAAACTAAATCTGGTATTATAACAAGAGCTGTACACAAGGTGGCACCACTTAAATTCGAATGCAGTACTTAA
- the LOC129950615 gene encoding uncharacterized protein K02A2.6-like produces the protein MDLKNGFWQLELDDESSNLTTFITPFGRYRWHRLPFGISSAPELFMKKMVQLFGDIPGVEIYFDDLFISGRNYVEHDQTLNKVIERARANNVKFNINKIQYRQIEVKFMGQSISKGSIKPNDKYLVAMRELPIPEDKKGVMRLLGVCKYLAKYIPNLSIVTSKLRDLTKLGSKWQWTEEHQNEFNNLKNRFTQAPVLRMFDPKEPLVIQADASKDGVGCVLLQSGQPIAFASRSLSTSEQKWAQIEKELLAIVVACLKIKYVPGTQLMLADCLSRAYLKAAEAEQVKLNYVVHSIVSEVCMSDKNKLKYQVATREDGCLSKILEYQANEWPDYKKLSLDCKKFHKIKFELSVNDELLFFGDKLVVPFSLRDQVIKMLHESHLGIEKTRMRARRLFYWPGMSKDIEENIQRCRICEKFRYNNPKEPLKQHDSPEFAWEKISMDIFEHGGRSYLCVFDAYSNWLCVEKLQDKSIDHIINRIKSQLFAKFGVPLEIRSDNNPFNSRKFRDFAEEFNVRLVFSSPRYPQSNGLAEKGVAIAKRILKKCFEEGMEKDFLYRILEYNATPLANMLLSPAQLFMGREIKTKIPTTTNNLKPHNINSKDVSERIERKKDLQAEYYNRNSKPLSNLNENDKIMFKKDEKDWLYGTISKKVNDRSYIVNDSEDNKFRRNRRHIRCSLNRAPSNLLNDDIYTGNGDDHCNETIEMGSSENKDMEGGPSSDNVVDVGIDVTDRPSNIVTRSGRVVKAPERYGY, from the exons atggatttaaaaaatggaTTCTGGCAGCTGGAATTGGACGATGAGAGTTCCAATTTGACTACGTTTATAACACCTTTTGGTCGTTATAGGTGGCACAGATTACCATTTGGGATAAGCAGTGCTCCtgaattgtttatgaaaaaaatggtgCAGTTATTTGGTGATATTCCTGgagttgaaatttattttgatgatttgtttatttctgGTAGAAATTATGTCGAACATGATCAAACACTAAATAAGGTTATTGAAAGGGCAAGGgcaaataatgttaaatttaacataaataaaatacagtATAGGCAGATTGAAGTTAAATTTATGGGTCAGTCTATATCTAAAGGCAGTATAAAGCCAAACGATAAGTATTTAGTGGCCATGAGAGAACTACCAATACCTGAAGATAAAAAAGGCGTTATGAGATTATTAGGAGTTTGTAAATATCTTGCCAAATACATACCCAATCTTTCAATCGTAACATCCAAATTAAGAGATCTTACCAAATTAGGTTCAAAATGGCAATGGACCGAAGAACATCAAAAtgagtttaataatttaaaaaatagatttaccCAGGCACCAGTTTTGCGTATGTTTGATCCAAAGGAACCTCTCGTCATTCAAGCTGATGCTTCCAAAGATGGGGTAGGGTGTGTGTTGTTACAGAGTGGGCAGCCAATAGCTTTTGCATCACGAAGTTTGTCGACAAGTGAGCAAAAATGGGCCCAAATTGAAAAAGAACTCCTGGCCATTGTTGTAGCTT gtcttaaaataaaatatgttccaGGAACTCAATTAATGCTGGCAGATTGCCTTTCACGAGCGTATTTAAAAGCAGCAGAGGCAGAGCAAGTTAAATTAAACTATGTTGTACATAGCATTGTTAGTGAAGTATGTATGTCTGACAAAAACAAACTCAAGTATCAGGTAGCTACCAGGGAAGATGGATGCCTTAGTAAGATCCTTGAATATCAAGCAAATGAGTGGCCAGATTACAAAAAACTTAGCTTAGATTGTAAGAAATTTCACAAGATAAAATTTGAGTTAAGTGTTAATGATGAACTTTTATTCTTTGGGGATAAATTGGTTGTGCCGTTCAGCCTTAGAGATCAGGTCATTAAGATGTTGCATGAGTCTCATTTAGGCATAGAAAAAACACGAATGCGTGCGCGAAGACTGTTCTACTGGCCAGGCATGTCGAAAgacattgaagaaaatattcaaaggtGTCGAATTTGTGAAAAATTCAGGTATAATAATCCAAAAGAGCCACTTAAACAGCATGATTCACCAGAGTTTGCTTGGGAAAAAATCTCAATGGATATATTCGAGCATGGAGGGAGATCATATTTGTGCGTATTCGATGCGTACTCTAATTGGTTGTGCGTTGAAAAGCTTCAAGATAAATCAATTGATCACAttataaatagaataaaatctcAATTATTTGCGAAGTTTGGGGTTCCACTTGAAATCCGATCGGATAACAATCCGTTTAACAGCCGTAAGTTCAGGGATTTTGCGGAAGAATTCAATGTTAGACTTGTGTTTTCTAGTCCACGTTATCCTCAGAGCAATGGCTTAGCAGAGAAAGGAGTGGCGATTgctaaacgaattttaaaaaaatgcttcgAGGAGGGTATGGAAAAAGATTTTCTGTATCGAATACTAGAATATAATGCTACGCCGTTGGCAAATATGTTGCTGTCACCTGCACAACTTTTCATGGGCagagaaataaaaaccaaaattcctACAACTACAAACAACTTAAAACCACATAATATAAACTCGAAAGATGTTTCGGAGCgcatagaaagaaaaaaggatCTACAAGCTGAGTATTACAATAGAAATTCAAAACCCCTATCCAATTTGAATGAGAAtgataaaattatgtttaaaaaagatgaaaaagatTGGTTGTATGGAACTATTTCTAAAAAAGTAAATGATAGGTCATATATAGTTAATGATAGTGAAGATAATAAGTTTAGAAGAAATAGACGCCATATTAGATGTTCACTTAATAGAGCgccttcaaacttattaaaTGATGATATCTATACCGGCAACGGCGATGATCACTGTAATGAAACTATTGAAATGGGTTCTTCCGAAAATAAAGACATGGAAGGAGGTCCCTCCAGTGATAATGTTGTCGATGTCGGAATAGACGTAACCGATCGGCCAAGCAATATTGTAACAAGATCAGGAAGAGTTGTAAAAGCACCGGAGCGTTATGGCTATTag